The Streptomyces sp. HUAS CB01 genome has a segment encoding these proteins:
- the folE gene encoding GTP cyclohydrolase I FolE has translation MTDPVTLDGEGTIGVFDEKRAENAVRELLIAVGEDPDREGLKETPARVARAYKEIFAGLWQQPEDVLTTTFDLGHDEMVLVKDIELVSCCEHHLVPFRGVAHVGYIPSTTGKITGLSKLARLVDVFARRPQVQERLTTQIADSLMEILEPRGVIVVIECEHMCMSMRGIRKPGAKTITSAVRGQLRDVATRNEAMSLIMAR, from the coding sequence ATGACCGACCCGGTGACGCTGGACGGCGAGGGCACGATCGGCGTGTTCGACGAGAAGCGTGCCGAGAACGCCGTACGCGAACTCCTCATCGCAGTCGGCGAGGACCCGGACCGCGAAGGTCTGAAGGAGACCCCGGCGCGGGTGGCACGGGCGTACAAGGAGATATTCGCGGGACTCTGGCAGCAGCCGGAGGACGTGCTCACCACGACGTTCGACCTCGGCCACGACGAGATGGTCCTGGTGAAGGACATCGAACTCGTCAGCTGCTGTGAGCACCACCTGGTGCCCTTCCGGGGCGTTGCCCACGTCGGCTACATCCCGTCGACCACCGGCAAGATCACCGGCCTGTCCAAGCTCGCCCGTCTCGTCGACGTCTTCGCCCGCCGACCCCAGGTGCAGGAGCGTCTGACCACGCAGATCGCCGACTCCCTGATGGAGATCCTGGAGCCGCGCGGGGTCATCGTGGTCATCGAGTGCGAGCACATGTGCATGTCCATGCGCGGCATTCGCAAGCCGGGCGCCAAGACGATCACCTCGGCCGTCCGCGGCCAGCTCCGCGACGTCGCCACGCGCAACGAGGCGATGAGCCTGATCATGGCGCGCTGA